One Fuerstiella marisgermanici DNA window includes the following coding sequences:
- a CDS encoding IS3 family transposase — protein MADVYAAVEAIVQEGHGNVAEVCRHLGVNRTSFYAWQTAEPTIFEEQDAQLAPLIRVIFKCHRRRYGARRIAEDLKEMGLPCDRRKVSNVMKALKLKAIQPKSFVPKTTDSRHRLGYSPNLLLDADAPTTINQIWVGDITYIPLTDGTFCYMAMLMDLFSRRIVGWHLDNNMTEQLVLKALRSSIKERQPDVGLIHHTDRGGQYAGNEYRSILRRAAITQSMSRADNCYDNASMESCFGTIKNELEMTDYQSKAEARREMSKYVRYYVHERRHSSLDYRSPAQFEQIINLPK, from the coding sequence ATAGCTGACGTCTATGCGGCCGTTGAAGCGATTGTTCAGGAAGGTCATGGAAACGTGGCCGAAGTCTGTCGTCATCTCGGTGTGAACCGAACTTCGTTTTATGCCTGGCAGACTGCTGAGCCCACGATCTTTGAAGAACAGGATGCTCAACTGGCTCCGTTGATAAGAGTCATCTTTAAGTGTCACCGCCGCCGCTACGGGGCTCGTCGCATTGCCGAAGACCTCAAGGAAATGGGACTTCCCTGTGATCGCAGGAAGGTCTCGAATGTCATGAAAGCCCTTAAATTAAAGGCAATTCAGCCGAAGTCGTTCGTTCCAAAAACGACAGACAGCCGTCATCGACTGGGCTATTCGCCGAACCTGTTGCTCGATGCGGACGCCCCAACAACGATCAATCAAATTTGGGTTGGAGACATTACCTACATCCCGCTGACTGACGGGACGTTTTGCTACATGGCGATGCTGATGGATCTGTTTTCCCGGCGGATCGTTGGTTGGCATCTGGATAACAACATGACGGAACAGCTGGTCCTCAAAGCACTGCGTTCGAGCATCAAAGAACGACAGCCTGACGTTGGATTGATTCACCACACGGATCGAGGCGGCCAGTACGCTGGCAATGAATACCGATCAATTCTTCGTCGGGCAGCAATCACACAAAGCATGAGCCGTGCTGACAACTGTTATGACAACGCATCCATGGAAAGCTGCTTCGGAACGATCAAGAACGAACTCGAAATGACCGATTACCAAAGCAAGGCAGAGGCAAGAAGAGAGATGTCAAAATACGTCCGCTACTACGTTCACGAACGCAGACACTCCAGCCTCGATTACAGGTCGCCAGCTCAGTTCGAACAGATCATCAATCTCCCAAAATAA
- a CDS encoding transposase, with protein sequence MSRKKKTSVKKSSRRQYTDEFKEEAVQLLLDGYTAPQVVDRLGISNVNVLYRWKQEQLEQSGPVASSLEAKVKDLEADLRRVERERDILKKALAIFGRNE encoded by the coding sequence ATGTCTCGGAAGAAAAAAACATCAGTCAAGAAATCGTCTCGCCGTCAGTACACGGATGAGTTCAAAGAAGAAGCCGTGCAGCTGCTTCTGGATGGGTACACGGCTCCTCAGGTTGTGGACCGGTTGGGCATTTCAAACGTCAACGTTTTGTATCGCTGGAAACAGGAGCAGCTGGAACAAAGTGGTCCAGTGGCAAGCTCTTTGGAGGCTAAGGTCAAGGACCTCGAAGCCGATCTGCGGCGTGTCGAACGTGAGAGGGACATACTAAAAAAAGCGTTGGCTATTTTCGGCCGCAACGAATAG
- a CDS encoding S1 family peptidase: MSSLLESQLRSATCLVACGGESATAWLVSHNRVLTARHSIIPAIEKDVPIRLTFYAVAASDQEQVCEATLVAEHSELDTALLSFAASIDRKELPIQDSVPREGKTWLTFGFPTGKTMIGHRLTGTIATTLPEPRCGIDLDLTVSPEARLDSYKGLSGSAVIVDDFVVGLLRITVNGTVAAISLCQLSGFLQCYEVLETESDESSDAQAYLPDWDGFQNSLEERILRSSTRYLFIEGNPGGGKSTFCDQFVPNAEEIAHVGSYCLREP, from the coding sequence ATGAGTTCTTTATTAGAAAGTCAACTGCGTTCTGCGACGTGTCTTGTCGCCTGTGGTGGCGAGTCCGCGACAGCGTGGCTAGTATCACATAACCGCGTGCTCACAGCGCGGCACAGCATTATTCCAGCGATCGAAAAAGATGTACCAATCCGACTGACGTTCTATGCAGTCGCGGCAAGCGATCAAGAGCAGGTTTGTGAAGCAACGCTTGTCGCTGAACACTCCGAATTGGATACTGCACTCCTTTCATTTGCGGCTAGCATTGATCGCAAAGAACTGCCAATTCAGGACAGTGTGCCACGGGAGGGGAAAACTTGGCTTACATTCGGATTTCCAACAGGAAAAACGATGATCGGCCACCGTCTGACCGGGACGATTGCAACCACATTGCCTGAGCCAAGATGTGGAATTGATTTAGACCTGACGGTATCGCCTGAGGCACGTCTTGATTCCTACAAGGGATTGTCGGGATCTGCAGTTATCGTCGACGATTTCGTAGTTGGACTTTTACGAATCACCGTGAACGGAACAGTCGCCGCCATAAGCCTTTGCCAATTGAGTGGCTTTCTGCAGTGTTACGAGGTACTCGAAACAGAATCAGATGAGTCCTCGGATGCACAAGCTTACCTTCCGGACTGGGATGGCTTCCAGAATTCCTTGGAAGAGAGAATACTTCGGTCGTCCACGCGATACCTCTTTATCGAAGGGAATCCAGGCGGGGGAAAGTCGACGTTCTGCGATCAGTTTGTACCGAACGCTGAGGAGATTGCGCATGTCGGCTCCTATTGCCTTCGTGAGCCCTGA